A part of Pararoseomonas sp. SCSIO 73927 genomic DNA contains:
- a CDS encoding FAD-linked oxidase C-terminal domain-containing protein, which yields MTAETRPVDHVIAALRELMGDRVTTNPSIRDQHARGEDTTTPVQPDAVAFAETTEEVSKALALCNRHGVPVVPFGAGTSLEGHVTPVRGGISLDLSRMNAILDVSQEDMDCLIEPGVTRHQLNDHLRDQGLFFPVDPGSHCTIGGMCATRASGTNAVRYGTIRENVMGLEVVMADGRVINTGSRTRKAANGYDLTRLVIGSEGTLGVVTKIRLRLHGIPEATSAAVVQFPDMKGCVESVIQVMQLGIPVARIELLDEVQVAACISYSKLDSLQILPTLFLEFHGTEAAVKEQAEAVEAIATDMGGLGFAWAADQETRNKLWTARHNAYYAAIASQPNSRGVTTDVCVPISRLAEAILGAKQDILASGLSAPMVGHVGDGNFHTVILVDQDDPTALDRAWALDRQIVARGLSLGGTCSGEHGVGMGKAEFLEQEHGMEALAVMRSVKNALDPKGILNPGKIFRN from the coding sequence ATGACTGCCGAAACCCGCCCCGTGGACCACGTCATCGCCGCCCTGCGCGAGCTCATGGGCGACCGCGTGACCACCAACCCCTCCATCCGCGATCAGCACGCGCGGGGCGAGGACACCACCACCCCCGTCCAGCCCGACGCCGTCGCCTTTGCCGAGACGACCGAGGAGGTCTCGAAGGCCCTCGCCCTCTGCAACCGCCACGGCGTCCCCGTGGTCCCCTTCGGCGCCGGCACCTCGCTGGAAGGCCACGTCACCCCCGTCCGCGGCGGCATCAGCCTCGATCTCTCCCGCATGAACGCCATCCTGGACGTGAGCCAGGAGGACATGGACTGCCTCATCGAGCCCGGCGTCACCCGCCACCAGCTCAACGACCACCTGCGCGACCAGGGCCTGTTCTTCCCCGTCGATCCCGGCAGCCACTGCACCATCGGCGGCATGTGCGCCACGCGCGCCAGCGGCACCAACGCCGTCCGCTACGGCACCATCCGGGAGAACGTGATGGGGTTGGAGGTCGTGATGGCCGATGGCCGCGTCATCAACACGGGCAGCCGCACCCGCAAGGCCGCCAACGGCTACGACCTCACCCGCCTGGTCATCGGCAGCGAGGGCACGCTCGGCGTCGTCACCAAGATCCGCCTGCGCCTGCACGGAATTCCGGAAGCCACCTCGGCGGCCGTCGTCCAATTCCCAGACATGAAGGGCTGCGTGGAATCCGTGATCCAGGTGATGCAGCTCGGCATCCCCGTCGCCCGCATCGAGCTGCTGGACGAGGTGCAGGTCGCCGCCTGCATCAGCTACTCCAAGCTCGACAGCCTGCAGATCCTGCCCACCCTCTTCCTCGAATTCCACGGCACTGAGGCCGCGGTGAAGGAGCAGGCGGAGGCGGTTGAGGCCATCGCCACCGACATGGGCGGCCTCGGCTTCGCCTGGGCGGCGGACCAGGAGACGCGCAACAAGCTCTGGACCGCCCGCCACAACGCCTACTACGCGGCCATCGCCAGCCAGCCCAACTCCCGCGGCGTCACCACCGATGTCTGCGTCCCCATCTCTCGCCTGGCGGAGGCCATCCTCGGCGCGAAGCAGGACATCCTGGCATCCGGCCTCTCCGCCCCCATGGTCGGCCATGTCGGCGACGGCAACTTCCACACCGTCATCCTCGTGGACCAGGACGACCCCACGGCGCTGGACCGCGCCTGGGCGCTGGACCGCCAGATCGTCGCCCGCGGCCTCTCCCTCGGCGGCACCTGCTCCGGCGAGCACGGCGTCGGCATGGGCAAGGCCGAGTTCCTGGAGCAGGAGCACGGGATGGAGGCCCTGGCCGTCATGCGCAGCGTGAAGAACGCGCTGGACCCCAAGGGCATCCTCAACCCCGGCAAGATCTTCCGGAACTGA
- a CDS encoding MFS transporter, with protein MNDDAREASIAFAAPLIALTLGHVLSNAVRTLPAIAADRLGHDLEVTAGGLASLTGAYNLSFAIAQVPIGVALDRFGVRRTSLGLLAVIGLGAVLAAVAGGASGFLLAQIVLGLGCAGMLMCPVTYAAKRLSSARFGLWSGLIQALGNCGMLLSASPLALLVEAADWRAGYLACAALALAAILLVATLVRHDPQPAPTASLGADARAVLRLAASPALRGVVVLAFASFAAAIGVRGLWGGPWLMEVKGLARVEAGNVLLLATVALVVGPALWGIADRRIGHRRTLLGIGHLGAAAFLVLIALGGPGGPFGTLPTAWDAATLLGFFFLIAVQPLAFAATRAAVPPEMAGKALSGVNLSFFAGAAVIQAASGPVVAGAGLASGLLFLAATTAACTLGYLWLTRPSRGPVSPPAR; from the coding sequence ATGAATGACGACGCGCGCGAGGCCTCGATCGCCTTCGCCGCCCCCCTCATCGCCCTCACCCTGGGCCATGTCCTCTCCAACGCCGTCCGCACCCTGCCCGCCATCGCGGCCGACCGGCTGGGGCACGACCTGGAGGTGACTGCCGGCGGCCTCGCCTCCCTCACCGGCGCCTACAATCTTTCCTTTGCGATCGCCCAGGTGCCAATCGGCGTGGCGCTGGACCGCTTCGGCGTGCGCCGCACCTCGCTCGGCCTCCTTGCCGTCATCGGCCTCGGCGCCGTGCTCGCGGCGGTCGCGGGCGGCGCCTCGGGCTTCCTCCTCGCGCAGATCGTGCTCGGCCTGGGCTGCGCGGGGATGCTCATGTGCCCCGTCACCTACGCCGCCAAGCGCCTTTCCTCCGCGCGCTTCGGCCTCTGGTCCGGCCTCATCCAGGCGCTCGGCAATTGCGGGATGCTCCTCTCCGCCAGCCCGCTCGCCCTGCTGGTGGAGGCGGCGGACTGGCGCGCCGGCTACCTGGCCTGCGCGGCCCTGGCCCTCGCCGCCATCCTCCTCGTCGCCACCCTCGTCCGGCACGATCCGCAGCCCGCCCCCACGGCCAGCCTCGGGGCCGATGCCCGCGCCGTGCTGCGCCTCGCCGCCTCCCCCGCGCTGCGCGGGGTGGTGGTGCTCGCCTTCGCCTCCTTCGCCGCTGCCATCGGCGTGCGCGGCCTCTGGGGCGGCCCCTGGCTGATGGAGGTGAAGGGGCTGGCCCGCGTGGAGGCCGGGAACGTCCTCCTCCTCGCCACGGTCGCCCTCGTCGTCGGCCCGGCCCTTTGGGGCATCGCGGACCGCCGCATCGGCCACCGTCGCACCCTTCTCGGCATTGGCCACCTCGGCGCGGCCGCCTTCCTCGTCCTCATCGCGCTCGGAGGCCCGGGCGGCCCCTTCGGCACCCTGCCCACGGCCTGGGACGCGGCCACGCTGCTCGGCTTCTTCTTCCTGATCGCCGTCCAGCCGCTGGCCTTCGCCGCCACCCGCGCGGCCGTCCCGCCGGAGATGGCCGGCAAGGCCCTCTCCGGCGTGAACCTCTCCTTCTTCGCCGGCGCCGCCGTGATCCAGGCCGCCTCGGGCCCGGTGGTCGCCGGCGCCGGCCTTGCCTCCGGCCTGCTCTTCCTCGCCGCCACCACGGCGGCCTGCACGCTGGGCTATCTCTGGCTCACGCGCCCGTCGCGCGGGCCGGTCAGTCCACCAGCCCGGTGA
- a CDS encoding arginine deiminase family protein, whose protein sequence is MPESAPGPAWRVSSETAPLREVLLCPPDHYRWIPTNSIVRRTLAEGRQAPATHHLQAQHAELVHAIRQGGAAWGIEVRLIAPEPHLPYMAYTRDSAVVTHEGPVLCQLERPQRRGEYAPLTDWHAAHGSAFWRKSSAGTLEGGDIHIIRPGLAAIGASGGRTDEAGAEQLAGWLREEGWEIRVEPFDEHFLHLDVLFCMAADGLAVACEDALDPAFLDWLRGKGIRWIDVPYRAAMNLGCNILALGNGRVVSARESTELNAALRAEGLEVLDPALSLFTAGGGGPHCLTCPLRRDD, encoded by the coding sequence ATGCCCGAAAGCGCCCCCGGCCCTGCCTGGCGCGTCTCCTCCGAGACCGCCCCGCTGCGAGAGGTCCTCCTCTGCCCGCCGGACCACTACCGCTGGATCCCCACCAACAGCATCGTCCGCCGCACCCTGGCCGAGGGACGCCAGGCGCCCGCCACACACCACCTGCAGGCGCAGCACGCGGAACTCGTCCACGCCATCCGCCAGGGCGGCGCGGCATGGGGGATCGAGGTCCGGCTGATCGCCCCCGAACCCCACCTGCCCTACATGGCCTACACGCGGGACAGCGCGGTGGTGACGCATGAGGGCCCGGTCCTCTGCCAGCTCGAACGTCCCCAGCGCCGCGGCGAGTACGCGCCCCTCACCGACTGGCACGCGGCCCATGGCAGCGCCTTCTGGCGCAAGTCCAGCGCCGGGACGCTGGAGGGTGGCGACATCCACATCATCCGCCCCGGCCTCGCCGCCATCGGCGCCTCCGGCGGCCGTACCGATGAAGCGGGCGCGGAACAGCTCGCGGGATGGCTGCGCGAGGAGGGCTGGGAGATCCGCGTCGAGCCCTTCGACGAGCACTTTCTCCACCTCGACGTCCTCTTCTGCATGGCCGCCGACGGCCTCGCTGTCGCCTGCGAGGACGCGCTGGACCCCGCCTTCCTGGACTGGCTGCGGGGCAAGGGCATCCGCTGGATCGACGTGCCCTACCGCGCCGCCATGAACCTCGGCTGCAACATCCTCGCCCTCGGCAACGGCCGCGTGGTATCCGCCCGGGAGAGCACGGAGCTGAACGCCGCCCTGCGCGCCGAGGGGCTGGAGGTGCTGGACCCCGCCCTCTCCCTCTTCACCGCCGGCGGCGGTGGCCCTCACTGCCTTACCTGCCCCCTGCGGCGGGACGACTGA